TCAACCCCCCTTTGCGGAGATACAAAGCAAACCTAATGAGTTTATCACAACCTGTTAATAGAGCTCGAACTCCATTGTCGAGAGGCAAATCAGTTATGTTCTCCTCTCTGTCGAGTAAGACCAGCCGGAAGTCGCATAGATTTTTTGAGTGAGTAGCCATGCATTCCAATGCTGCGTTTGTAATATCGGAGACGTATACGGCTATGTATTCCAGTTCGAGGCATCCTTGAGCCAGAGCGATTAGCCCTCTCTGTGAGACCACGCCTTCGACATCTTCCATATCTTGCTCGTCAGCTCCCCGCTCGATCCTAAGCCTTTTCATGCTTTTACAGCATCGAGAAAGAACCTCCAAACCCCTATCTCCAAGAACATTTCTTGCCTATTGCATATAAATTGAgcaaatttgaaattataatatgataaataatccaaaaattaataaaactggTTAGGAACACTTGAATCATTCAAAAATTTCCAATCCTATTAAGTGGCCGTATGTTATCTAGAATAGTAAATAAGTTTTCGAGCATGTCAAAAAGCGTTTTGCAAATGATTCAACAAAAACTGTATATATAAGCGATCAACATCACGTTTAACAAACGGAACCAAGTTGTAAAGGACTTCAACCAAATAAAAACTATTCACTTCCATGTTAAATAAAAAGCTCAAAATTTTTACCTCAAGAACTTCCAAATTAGGACATGTTTGCAGTATCTGACAGTGGCCTTCAGTGTCGAGCATGGCATAAAGAAGATCCAACTTTTTAAGCTTTGCAGCAATAGGATACAAAATCGGCAGCTCTCCTCTACCCAAATAGGTAAGCCCCAAACGGCACAATTTTGGGGGGAACGAAATCGAACTGTACCTTTCCAACTGCTCGGAAGGAGCAAATTCTTCGCCATTCTGAGCCGGAGGCTCGGTTACAGAGCCGCCGGCAAACTCTTCCAGTGAACCAGCGTTTCTGAAAAACTCAACTAGCTTCGAAATATCACAGTCGCTAATTTTCACGGAGGTCAGAGACGGACATCTCCTCGCTAGCAAGTCAATGTCTTCGGATCTAACTCTCTTGAGATCAGTCATGAAGAAGTTTAGGTTTTCGAGAACAGTATTGTTCAAAGCAAGGTGATGCAGCCACTCGCCATCTAGCTCGGTTATCATGCTCTCTTCTATGTATAAAGTTCTCAGATTCCTATTAAAAAGCACACCATTAAATTTGAGCATTTCAAACTAGAATTCAATCAAATTTGgtgatttaaatgactattatGCATATTGCAAATTCAATTAAGCTCAAATACTTTAGCTACTGCAATTAACAACATTAACCCTAGATAACAATACCAAAATCATAAGAAAACCCTAAATCCGGATTCGAACAGACAGATGAAATCATTCAAATTGATAAACAAATCGGTTGAAGGAAATCGAATTCATTCAAAAAATTGACGAATCGGTAATTTGTACCTGCAATTGCGCCCTATATGCAAGAGGCCGTCGGTACTGAAACCAGAGCAGCGATCGAGCTTCAAAACCTCGAGCGCAACGCCGGCGGCGGAAGTGGCGAGCAGCTTGAGGTCGGAATCGGAGACAATCATGCGCCTGAAGTGGAGCGCCTTCATCCTGGTGAAAGATCCGGCGACCTCCTGCACCCAGGGAGCGGCGTAGCCGCCCCAATCCTCGCCGATGAGGTTGAACATGGCGGCGCGCGGCTTGCCCTTGATTTTGAGCGATTCGAGCTGGGGGAAGCGGCGCGAGAGCTGCTTGGGAGTGGCGGTGTAGCAGAGGGCGATGGTGACGTGCTTGCGGGTCATGGCGTCGATCTCGTACCAGCGCTTGCAGACGAGCGAGACCGCGCCGCGGTCGCGCGCGTAGGGGAGGGCGCACTCCCAAACGGTGTCgttgccgtcgccgtcgccgtcgccgtcgccgaaGCTAGGGATTCTTGGTTGAGTCGTCATTTTGAGAGGATTGGTAGTGATTGGTTGGGAGTTTGGGAGAGAAAAAATGTACCATCAGCTAATATATTGGCTTTTACTGAATTATTAAAAGAGcactatctatctatctatctcacATTGCACACAGTGTGCTCGAAGAAATGCCAGAACCGAATTCTGTTGTTTTGAATAAATCGATTGAAGATGTGCTTGCTGCACTTCATGATTTCAAAactttttgggaaaaaaatcaACTCTTAAATCTTCTTTCTTAGACATCTCCGACCATAACTTAAATTATACTATCAAATAGTAAATTTATAACAATCATTTATAACAACCATAACTTTTTAGATATTTGTGCTTCTTTATAATTTGGTTAGTTGAGATTACTGTTGCATTAGTAAGTTAGTTGATCTCAAATTGCAGCTTTTCACTgtatacacacacacacgttGTATCAGGTTATCAGCTATGGGAGTAATTGTTTCCTCACTCAAATCTATTTCTCCTTCGTTGTCTTCATCTCATTTTTCTAAAACTGAATAAGTTACaaagtttgcattttttttgcaattattCCACATATCTTATTATCGGTGAAATGCACTATGATATGTGTTATGCCTATGCTGGGAATGTTAATTTCCTTCCATATAATTATACACATATTTATTTGGTGAGTAACACGTTTAAAACCAGCGGTCAAATCATCACATATTATGCTAGAAATGAGGCGTGCGAATGGGATAATTGAGAAAATTATAAACTtcattatatatatttgatttatatttgtcaatttatccaaaataaaaaaatacagtagtacttattttttaaataatgatttGAGAAATAGAATTAGAAAAAAGGTGAGGGGAGACAAGTTGGTGTAACAAGTGAAAAAGAGAACATTATTGCAACGCCGAATTTGATAACAGAACGTGCAAACCAAATTTGTCACTCTTGTTAACACTATTTGTCCTTTTGAAATTTGAAGAAATAAAGCTAACTAATTTGTCTATTGGGGTAAAAAATAAATGATGCATGAGTTTTAGTCAATTGCAAGATTTACTACTTTAAACATTGATGCAACTGAAAACAATAATTTGTTTATGGGTGCATTCTGTTTTGTGTGGTCCTTTTTCACTTAGTAAACCAACCTCATTGATTAGGAAATAAGGATATTCCCACACAAGGTATTAAAGAATAATTCTTCTAGTTGAAAATATCGAATTGCAGCTTCAGTTATGCTCTCCCTCGGATCCcttaaaattgaagaaaaatagAGTTTTAATGCGAAATTGAAAAATACGGGACAAAAAAAGTGATTAGAGAATGATGCCcactttataataaaaatttataaaaaaaatggaagtgaACTAAATttttgggacaaacaaaaatgaaaaaaaaaactatatttagacgaagagagtataataCATCAACCATTTCCATATGCATCTCGGTTCAGTTAGctataaaagtataaaacatACACACAACACATTCTTCATTGAACAATTATTAGTTTAATTGCCTAATTACCCTCCACCTGGCCATTTCTGATTTGGGCAAATTGTCGAAAGTACTAGTGAGTTTGGTCAAATACTAATATGTTCCGCaatattgaaaattaattagaaaaatcataaattttggaTTTGTTCACTTGGCCTTTTGGATTTGGACAACTTGTCgaaagtactactccctccgttccacaacATTGAAAATTTTCAGATTTCGGAGTACAAAATCTATCATAATCTAaaatgcaagtttgatgaaaagtccttaatgccctttttggagggaaaatagaaaaatgaggtgtcttctattcaaaaataattttttaaggcaaaaataattggacaaataatagcccaataaaatgctaacttcttgaagaagttttaaaacacatttaaatagtgcactaccattaaaaaaaaatttataattaagttattaaatttatatattaattagacttatatttgagttaaattgAAATTGCGttagagagtttagtttgccttccatttatttaggttaaaattgagatttaatcatttattgcaatactttttctccgaattaattcacaagctaaacgacaacacatatatgtaatgcttacaatttccatcctatatttactcaattaaagtttttagttcttatattttaattctcctctaattaaacaatactactaagtttatagattaaactaaggaataagatgacattatatatatttaaaattaaatctaacttataaagtttgtataacttcttaatataaagagtagtgtaaattctcacattattcaaaacaaacaagatgcataaaatattatcgttattttaagtgatagtagtaatttactttttatacgtatatgtggcgggaagtaagaaatttattctttccaatataaaaaattcatttagtctttggcaatgtatatcaagttatactatggtctgaaattaaaagaaagaaataaacagtcaactaaaatatgattattggataatacaaattttctaacttgacttctcaaagaagttttaaatttatatgatttaaattattcatatatttaatgtggatatgtttaatattccatatatttttttcaaattattttttaataaattaagctattaaatttatatattaatttgccttttatttggattaatgacttgcatagcactttcaataaacatctttactcacacatattttctttatttgtatatcttattctaattaattcatactcttagatcattagtcacacatcttatttttgtcattaattttattgtttttacttcacttagattataaattaaaattgcataaatgtttcattcactggggagtagtaaattcttcattttgagtgagacaagataagtacatttctatttttttaaatcttcatattgctttcaattcttattttctatatatttattatattttatattcattatttgaaactcttatgtcccgtgcatagctcgggtgttaatactagtttggtcaaattcggagtagttttaatcaatatttatagtgaccatgaattaataattttaattattaaaattttaatgatatttaaaaatctaaatttaaaatttaattttataaaatcaaatctaatattgaaataaagaaacaaagagaAGGATGataaaagggaagaagaatgataattttgaaataatataagATTTaatacatcactgaaataatatcagatttaaaatattaaaactgTAAAAAGACTAAATTGCTCAAACCCTTAAAAGGGTATTTTTGTATCAGAAAATGGCAAAAGGaccaatttcgagataaacccttagtccaatGATGtttggcgatatttttaaagttctgggactatgggcgagataaatCTATAGTCCAAGGACCATTTTTATAGTTCAAATCTTTTTTCACTGTGCAATAATTAAGATAAATCCAAACTTCATAGGTAGTATGTTTAACCGTTATTTATCGCTGTgagatagataaaaaaattgaccaaaattgttattttacttttaaCAATTTGCCCATACTGAATTAACGATATGTCGATAACGGTGCCAAATGCTAATTTGTATccattattttcttaatgg
This DNA window, taken from Salvia splendens isolate huo1 chromosome 18, SspV2, whole genome shotgun sequence, encodes the following:
- the LOC121775937 gene encoding coronatine-insensitive protein 1-like, encoding MTTQPRIPSFGDGDGDGDGNDTVWECALPYARDRGAVSLVCKRWYEIDAMTRKHVTIALCYTATPKQLSRRFPQLESLKIKGKPRAAMFNLIGEDWGGYAAPWVQEVAGSFTRMKALHFRRMIVSDSDLKLLATSAAGVALEVLKLDRCSGFSTDGLLHIGRNCRNLRTLYIEESMITELDGEWLHHLALNNTVLENLNFFMTDLKRVRSEDIDLLARRCPSLTSVKISDCDISKLVEFFRNAGSLEEFAGGSVTEPPAQNGEEFAPSEQLERYSSISFPPKLCRLGLTYLGRGELPILYPIAAKLKKLDLLYAMLDTEGHCQILQTCPNLEVLEARNVLGDRGLEVLSRCCKSMKRLRIERGADEQDMEDVEGVVSQRGLIALAQGCLELEYIAVYVSDITNAALECMATHSKNLCDFRLVLLDREENITDLPLDNGVRALLTGCDKLIRFALYLRKGGLTDVGLGYIGQYSPKVTWMLLGYVGESDAGLLEFSKGCPSLQKLEMRGCCFSERALATAALRLSALRYLWVQGYNASSDGRDLLAMVRPNWNIELIPATRHIVHDAERQRLVIVEDPAHILAYYSLAGQRTDFPSTVRPLDASAFRDP